From Streptosporangium album, the proteins below share one genomic window:
- the nhaA gene encoding Na+/H+ antiporter NhaA, which produces MAEPGEAGGASCERTTSAHSLKTPLRAFLRTETSSAVALLIATLAALAWANLGPSSYDAVWGTPLSVTADGFGVSLGLRQWVNSGLMTFFFFVVGLEARREFDMGELRDRRRLVLPLAAGLGGMIVPVAIYLGMNAGRPSAHGWGAAMSTDTAFALGMLALFGSRFPARLRTYLLTITVVDDLVALGVITIFYSEQVRLGALLAGAGIFCLILLIRAAGVLRGLPYALLGAAAWVALLKSGVEPIVIGLAMGLLTYASPAARGDLERATDLFRLFREQPTPQLARSASMGLASTISPNERLQQLYHPWVSYLIVPLFALSNAGITISGEFLARALTSPITLGILLAYIAGKPIGIIGSSLLVTWLSRGRIRPPVGWAAVTATGTIAGIGFTVSLLIATLAFSGPQLEQAKFGILTAALCAPLMTWIVYRVTALLPKRRRIRALLGTAESIIDLAAPVDPDRDHLRGPREAPVTVVEYGDFECLYCGQAESVIRELLADLGDVRYVWRHLPLHDVHPYAQLAAEATEAAAEQGSFWEMHDLLLDHQGALRVGDLIGYAEELGLDVDRFHDDLRDGAGAARIAEDVDSADLSGVSGTPTFFINGRRHHGAYDIATLTSAARAARARAALKSWS; this is translated from the coding sequence GTGGCAGAACCCGGGGAAGCCGGTGGTGCGTCCTGTGAACGGACCACCTCGGCGCACAGTCTCAAGACGCCGCTGCGCGCGTTCCTCCGTACCGAGACCAGCAGTGCCGTAGCCCTGCTCATCGCGACACTGGCCGCTCTCGCCTGGGCGAACCTCGGCCCGTCGTCGTACGACGCCGTCTGGGGGACGCCGCTGTCCGTCACCGCCGACGGTTTCGGCGTCTCCCTGGGCCTGCGTCAGTGGGTCAACAGCGGGCTGATGACGTTCTTCTTCTTCGTCGTCGGGCTGGAGGCGCGCCGCGAGTTCGACATGGGAGAGCTACGGGACCGGCGGCGGCTCGTGCTGCCACTCGCCGCAGGCCTCGGCGGGATGATCGTGCCCGTCGCGATCTACCTCGGCATGAACGCGGGCCGCCCCTCCGCGCACGGCTGGGGCGCGGCGATGTCGACGGACACGGCGTTCGCGCTCGGCATGCTCGCACTGTTCGGGTCCCGCTTCCCGGCACGGCTGCGGACCTACCTGCTCACGATCACCGTGGTCGACGACCTCGTCGCGCTCGGGGTCATCACGATCTTCTACAGCGAGCAGGTCAGGCTGGGGGCGCTGCTGGCCGGGGCCGGGATTTTCTGCCTGATCCTGCTCATCCGCGCGGCCGGCGTGCTCCGCGGGCTCCCCTACGCGCTGCTCGGAGCCGCGGCGTGGGTGGCGCTCCTCAAGTCCGGCGTCGAGCCCATCGTCATCGGCCTGGCCATGGGGCTGCTGACCTACGCGTCCCCGGCCGCGCGCGGCGATCTCGAACGCGCGACGGATCTCTTCCGGCTCTTCCGCGAGCAGCCGACGCCGCAGCTCGCACGTTCGGCCAGTATGGGGCTGGCCTCGACGATCTCACCGAACGAGCGTCTGCAGCAGCTCTACCACCCCTGGGTGAGCTATCTCATCGTGCCGCTCTTCGCGCTCTCGAACGCGGGGATAACGATCAGTGGCGAGTTCCTGGCGCGGGCTCTCACCTCACCGATCACCCTGGGGATCCTGCTGGCCTACATCGCGGGCAAGCCGATCGGGATCATCGGTTCCTCCCTGCTCGTCACGTGGCTGAGCCGCGGCCGCATCCGCCCGCCCGTCGGCTGGGCCGCCGTCACCGCCACCGGCACGATCGCCGGCATCGGCTTCACCGTGTCCCTGCTGATCGCCACTCTCGCCTTCAGCGGCCCACAGCTGGAGCAGGCGAAGTTCGGCATCCTCACGGCGGCGCTCTGCGCGCCCCTCATGACCTGGATCGTCTACCGGGTGACCGCGCTGCTCCCCAAGCGACGCCGGATCCGGGCGCTGCTGGGCACCGCCGAGAGCATCATCGACCTTGCCGCCCCCGTCGATCCGGACCGCGACCACCTGCGCGGTCCGCGGGAAGCGCCGGTGACCGTGGTCGAGTACGGGGACTTCGAGTGCCTCTACTGCGGCCAGGCGGAGTCGGTCATCCGTGAGCTGCTCGCCGACCTCGGCGACGTCCGCTACGTGTGGAGGCACCTGCCGCTGCACGACGTCCATCCCTATGCCCAGCTCGCGGCGGAGGCGACGGAGGCGGCGGCCGAGCAGGGGTCGTTCTGGGAGATGCACGACCTCCTGCTCGACCACCAGGGCGCTCTCCGGGTCGGCGATCTGATCGGCTACGCCGAGGAGCTCGGGCTCGACGTCGACCGGTTCCACGACGACCTGCGCGACGGCGCCGGAGCCGCCCGGATCGCCGAGGACGTCGACTCCGCCGATCTGAGCGGTGTGTCCGGGACACCGACGTTCTTCATCAACGGGCGGCGGCACCACGGGGCCTACGACATCGCCACCCTCACGTCGGCCGCCCGGGCCGCCCGGGCGCGCGCGGCCCTGAAGTCATGGTCGTGA
- the glpK gene encoding glycerol kinase GlpK — protein sequence MPDFVGAVDQGTTSTRFMIFDHGGNEIACHQLEHEQILPRAGWVEHNPTEIWERTRAVIETTLNRANLSASDLAALGVTNQRETAVVWNRITGRPYYNAIVWQDTRTDRIAAALDRDGRGDVIRRKAGLPPATYFSGGKIQWILENVDGVRQAAEAGEAIFGNTDTWLLWNLTGGLDGGVHVTDPTNASRTMLMDLETLDWDDELLSFFTIPRQMLPEIQPSSNPGFYGLTRSNGPLRGEVPLSGDLGDQQAATVGQVCFEVGEAKNTYGTGNFLLLNTGHELVRSKNGLLTTVCYQFGADRPVYALEGSIAVTGSAVQWLRDQLGIISGASESEALARQVADNGGVYFVPAFSGLFAPYWRSDARGAIVGLSRFNTNAHIARATLEAICYQSRDVVEAMRQDSGVALDVLRVDGGVTANELCMQIQADVLGVPVSKPVVAETTALGAAYAAGLAVGFWKSTEELKQNWNEDRRWQPQWSDEQRAEGYAGWKKAVDRTLDWVDVG from the coding sequence ATGCCTGACTTCGTCGGAGCCGTCGACCAGGGAACCACGAGCACCCGCTTCATGATCTTCGACCACGGTGGCAACGAGATCGCCTGCCACCAGCTCGAACACGAGCAGATCCTGCCGCGGGCCGGCTGGGTCGAGCACAACCCCACGGAGATCTGGGAGCGCACCCGCGCGGTGATCGAGACGACGCTGAACAGGGCGAACCTGTCGGCGTCCGACCTCGCCGCGCTCGGCGTCACCAACCAGCGCGAGACGGCCGTGGTCTGGAACCGGATCACCGGCCGCCCCTACTACAACGCCATCGTCTGGCAGGACACCCGGACCGACCGGATCGCGGCGGCGCTGGACCGCGACGGGAGGGGGGACGTCATCAGGCGGAAGGCCGGTCTGCCGCCGGCCACCTACTTCTCAGGCGGCAAGATCCAGTGGATCCTGGAGAACGTCGACGGGGTCCGCCAGGCGGCCGAGGCCGGTGAGGCGATATTCGGCAACACCGACACGTGGCTGCTGTGGAACCTCACCGGCGGCCTGGACGGCGGTGTGCACGTCACCGACCCGACCAATGCCAGCCGGACGATGCTCATGGACCTGGAGACGCTCGACTGGGACGACGAACTGCTGTCCTTCTTCACCATCCCCCGGCAGATGCTGCCCGAGATCCAGCCCTCCTCCAACCCCGGCTTCTACGGCCTGACCAGAAGCAACGGTCCGTTGCGGGGTGAGGTGCCGCTCTCGGGTGATCTCGGTGACCAGCAGGCGGCCACGGTGGGGCAGGTGTGTTTCGAGGTGGGGGAGGCCAAGAACACCTACGGCACGGGGAACTTCCTGTTGCTGAACACCGGGCATGAGCTGGTGCGGTCGAAGAACGGGCTGCTGACCACGGTCTGTTACCAGTTCGGGGCGGATCGGCCGGTGTACGCGCTGGAGGGGTCGATCGCGGTGACCGGTTCGGCGGTGCAGTGGTTGCGGGATCAGCTGGGGATCATCTCGGGGGCGTCGGAGAGTGAGGCGCTGGCCCGGCAGGTGGCCGACAACGGCGGGGTGTACTTCGTGCCGGCCTTCTCGGGGCTGTTCGCGCCGTACTGGCGATCGGACGCGCGGGGGGCGATCGTGGGGCTGTCGCGGTTCAACACCAACGCGCATATCGCGCGGGCCACGTTGGAGGCGATCTGTTACCAGAGCCGGGATGTGGTCGAGGCGATGCGGCAGGATTCGGGGGTGGCGCTGGATGTGCTGCGGGTCGACGGCGGGGTCACGGCCAACGAGCTGTGCATGCAGATCCAGGCCGATGTGCTGGGGGTGCCGGTGTCCAAGCCGGTGGTGGCCGAGACCACGGCGCTGGGGGCGGCCTACGCGGCGGGGCTGGCGGTCGGGTTCTGGAAGTCGACGGAGGAGTTGAAGCAGAACTGGAACGAGGACCGGCGCTGGCAGCCGCAGTGGTCCGACGAGCAGCGGGCCGAGGGGTACGCCGGTTGGAAGAAGGCCGTCGACCGGACCCTCGACTGGGTCGACGTCGGCTGA
- a CDS encoding MIP/aquaporin family protein, which produces MAERLKARGLLGELAAEFAGTMILILFGVGVVAQVVAGGIGDHDSISWAWGLGVTLGVYVAARISGAHLNPAVTIALAAFKGFSWRKVLPYSLAQTAGAFVAALIVRWNYSEVLAKVDPGFTVKTQGVFSTLPGNGELPVGTWGGFRDQIIGTAILLFLILAVTDARNSSPAANLAPFVVGLIVVAIGMAWGTDAGYAINPARDFGPRLASFLTGYETAWQDQYGQLYFWVPIVAPVIGGLLGAGLYQVLVARFLPAEEDPGAGRVPAPADYETA; this is translated from the coding sequence GTGGCGGAACGACTGAAGGCCAGAGGACTACTCGGTGAGCTGGCCGCCGAGTTCGCGGGGACCATGATCCTGATCCTGTTCGGGGTAGGGGTCGTCGCCCAGGTGGTCGCCGGCGGCATCGGCGACCACGACAGCATCTCGTGGGCGTGGGGACTGGGCGTCACCCTGGGCGTCTACGTGGCGGCCCGGATCAGCGGGGCGCACCTCAACCCGGCGGTCACGATCGCCCTCGCGGCCTTCAAGGGCTTCTCCTGGCGCAAGGTGCTGCCCTACTCCCTGGCCCAGACCGCGGGCGCGTTCGTGGCGGCCCTGATCGTGCGGTGGAACTACTCCGAGGTCCTCGCCAAAGTCGACCCCGGGTTCACGGTCAAGACCCAGGGCGTCTTCTCCACCCTGCCGGGCAACGGAGAACTGCCGGTCGGCACCTGGGGCGGGTTCCGCGACCAGATCATCGGCACCGCGATCCTGCTCTTCCTGATCCTGGCCGTCACCGACGCGCGCAACTCGTCACCCGCGGCCAACCTCGCGCCCTTCGTCGTCGGCCTGATCGTGGTGGCGATCGGCATGGCCTGGGGCACCGACGCCGGCTACGCCATCAACCCGGCGCGTGACTTCGGGCCCCGGCTCGCGTCGTTCCTCACCGGTTATGAGACGGCCTGGCAGGATCAGTACGGCCAGCTCTATTTCTGGGTACCCATCGTGGCACCGGTGATCGGCGGACTACTCGGTGCGGGCCTCTACCAGGTTCTGGTGGCCCGTTTCCTGCCCGCGGAAGAGGACCCCGGCGCGGGCCGTGTGCCGGCGCCGGCCGACTACGAGACCGCCTGA
- a CDS encoding IclR family transcriptional regulator: protein MPGSVQSIERGAAILRLLARSPGQLGIGEIAGSLGLARSTAHGLVRTLQRVGFVEQDRVTSKYQLGAALLHLGTSYLDVNELRSRAINWADALAARSGEAVRIGTVLDGQVLVVHHVFRPDDTLQTLDVGSLLPMHATALGKVLLAYDSGAAAAVRGGDLQARTRRTITTPRALTRALTRTREVGWVTEVEEMTVGEAGIAAPIRGYGGLVVGAMGISGAVERICDSRGQPNSALVTYVRDAARAVSRDLGASRY, encoded by the coding sequence ATGCCCGGCTCCGTCCAGTCGATTGAGCGCGGGGCGGCCATCCTGCGGCTGCTCGCCCGGAGCCCGGGACAGCTGGGCATCGGGGAGATCGCCGGCTCCCTGGGCCTGGCCAGGAGCACCGCCCACGGCCTCGTGCGCACCCTCCAGCGCGTCGGTTTCGTGGAGCAGGACCGGGTGACGTCCAAATACCAGCTGGGGGCGGCGCTGCTCCACCTCGGCACCAGCTATCTCGACGTCAACGAGCTGCGTTCGCGCGCGATCAACTGGGCCGACGCGCTGGCCGCGCGCAGCGGGGAGGCGGTCAGGATCGGGACGGTCCTCGACGGCCAGGTCCTCGTGGTCCACCATGTCTTCCGGCCCGACGACACCCTCCAGACACTCGACGTCGGATCGCTGCTGCCCATGCACGCCACCGCGCTCGGCAAGGTGCTGCTGGCCTACGACTCCGGGGCGGCCGCCGCCGTGCGGGGCGGGGATCTCCAGGCTCGCACCCGCCGGACCATCACCACCCCCAGGGCTCTGACCAGGGCTCTGACCAGGACCAGGGAGGTAGGTTGGGTGACCGAGGTCGAGGAGATGACCGTCGGGGAAGCGGGCATCGCCGCACCGATCCGCGGCTACGGCGGCCTGGTGGTGGGGGCCATGGGCATCTCCGGCGCGGTGGAGCGGATCTGCGACAGCAGAGGGCAACCGAACTCCGCTCTGGTGACCTATGTTCGAGATGCGGCCCGTGCCGTGTCCCGGGACCTCGGGGCGTCCCGATACTGA
- the glpK gene encoding glycerol kinase GlpK produces the protein MPTRYVMAIDQGTTSTRCILFDHRGHLVSVTQQEHRQYFPRPGWVEHDAVEIWRNLERIGPRALAQAGVGPEQVAAIGIANQRETTVLWDRRTGEPVGRAVVWQDTRTGALVEELSHRPEAKTVQERCGLPLAAYFSAPRIRWLLDHTPGLRERAERGEVLFGTMESWLIWNLTGGPDGGVHVTDVTNASRTLLMDLATLEWDEELLAFFGIPRRMLPRIRPSAETYGTARRIFPGVRIAAALGDQQAALFGQNCFASGEAKCTYGTGSFLLLNTGTVPVRSAHGLLTTVGYQIGEQPAAYALEGPIAVTGALVQWFRDGLGLISSAPEIETLARTVQDNGGCYIVPAFAGLFAPHWRSEARGVIVGLTSYVTKGHLARAVLEATAWQTREVVDAMNADSGLALKTLKVDGGMTADNLLMQIIANVLDVPVERPMAVETVSLGAAYAAGLAVGYWPDLEVLRRNWHRAAQWSPRMDPRLRTEEHVNWQRAVERALGWVRPVPGPG, from the coding sequence ATGCCCACGCGCTACGTGATGGCCATCGACCAGGGCACGACGTCGACGCGGTGCATCCTCTTCGACCATCGGGGACATCTCGTCTCGGTGACCCAGCAAGAACACCGGCAGTACTTCCCCCGGCCGGGATGGGTCGAGCACGACGCGGTCGAGATCTGGCGCAACCTGGAGCGGATCGGGCCCCGGGCGCTCGCCCAGGCCGGTGTCGGCCCCGAGCAGGTGGCGGCCATCGGCATCGCCAACCAGCGGGAGACGACCGTCCTGTGGGACAGGAGGACCGGCGAGCCCGTCGGCCGGGCCGTCGTATGGCAGGACACGCGGACCGGCGCCCTGGTGGAGGAGCTCTCCCACCGGCCGGAGGCGAAGACGGTGCAGGAACGCTGCGGTCTGCCGCTCGCCGCCTACTTCTCCGCGCCACGCATCCGCTGGCTCCTCGACCACACCCCGGGCCTCCGGGAGCGCGCCGAGCGCGGCGAGGTGCTCTTCGGGACGATGGAGAGCTGGCTCATCTGGAACCTGACCGGCGGGCCGGACGGCGGTGTCCACGTCACCGACGTCACCAACGCCAGCCGTACCCTGCTGATGGATCTGGCCACCCTGGAGTGGGACGAGGAGCTTCTCGCCTTCTTCGGCATCCCCCGCCGGATGCTGCCGCGGATCCGGCCGTCGGCGGAGACGTACGGCACCGCCCGGCGGATCTTTCCCGGCGTGCGCATCGCCGCAGCGCTCGGCGACCAGCAGGCGGCGCTGTTCGGGCAGAACTGCTTCGCCTCCGGCGAGGCCAAATGCACCTACGGGACGGGCAGCTTCCTGCTGCTCAACACCGGGACCGTACCGGTCCGCTCGGCCCACGGCCTGCTGACGACCGTCGGCTACCAGATCGGCGAGCAACCGGCGGCGTACGCGCTGGAGGGGCCGATCGCCGTCACCGGCGCGCTGGTGCAGTGGTTCCGTGACGGGCTGGGCCTCATCAGCAGCGCGCCGGAGATCGAGACACTTGCCCGGACCGTGCAGGACAACGGCGGCTGTTACATCGTCCCCGCGTTCGCCGGGCTCTTCGCGCCGCACTGGCGCAGCGAGGCGCGGGGGGTCATCGTGGGGCTGACCTCCTACGTCACCAAGGGGCATCTGGCCCGAGCCGTGCTGGAGGCGACCGCGTGGCAGACCCGCGAGGTGGTCGACGCGATGAACGCCGACTCCGGCCTGGCGTTGAAGACGCTCAAGGTCGACGGCGGCATGACCGCCGACAACCTCCTCATGCAGATCATCGCCAACGTGCTGGACGTGCCCGTCGAGCGTCCCATGGCGGTCGAGACCGTGTCCCTCGGCGCGGCCTACGCGGCGGGTCTCGCCGTCGGATACTGGCCGGACCTCGAGGTGCTCCGGCGTAACTGGCATCGGGCCGCGCAGTGGAGCCCGCGCATGGACCCCCGGCTCCGTACCGAGGAGCACGTCAACTGGCAGCGGGCCGTCGAACGCGCCCTGGGCTGGGTCAGGCCGGTGCCCGGCCCCGGCTGA
- a CDS encoding SGNH/GDSL hydrolase family protein, with amino-acid sequence MNIPRRTLTLIAAVILVSAPATAVADTSSAAIGTMASMGDSITRGFNACGFYLDCPSRSWSTGSSSAVNSHYRRLRADSLSLVAYNDGRTGAKVADMAGQAQQAVSQGAGYVTILIGANDACTSSESGMTSVADFEARFRTAMQTLTTGLPAAEIFVSSIPDIKRLWEVGKDSSSARAAWATLGICRSMLANPRSTGQADADRRERVRTRVTEFNAVLAGVCAEQATCRYDGGAVFGYPFALSQLSPWDYFHPNASGQQVLAEVTYNAVFAV; translated from the coding sequence TTGAACATCCCCCGCCGGACCCTCACCCTCATCGCGGCAGTGATCCTCGTGTCCGCCCCGGCGACCGCCGTGGCGGACACCTCCTCGGCCGCCATCGGCACCATGGCCTCGATGGGTGACTCCATCACCCGCGGGTTCAACGCCTGCGGCTTCTACCTCGACTGCCCCTCCCGATCCTGGTCCACCGGGTCCAGTTCGGCGGTCAACAGCCACTACCGGCGCCTGCGGGCCGACAGCCTCTCCCTTGTCGCCTACAACGACGGCCGCACGGGCGCGAAGGTCGCCGACATGGCCGGGCAGGCCCAGCAGGCCGTCTCCCAGGGAGCCGGCTACGTCACGATCCTGATCGGCGCCAACGACGCCTGCACGTCCTCGGAGTCGGGGATGACCTCGGTGGCCGACTTCGAGGCCAGGTTCCGTACGGCGATGCAGACGCTCACCACCGGCCTGCCCGCTGCGGAGATCTTCGTCTCCAGCATCCCCGACATCAAGCGGCTCTGGGAGGTCGGCAAGGACAGCTCCTCGGCCCGCGCCGCCTGGGCCACCCTCGGCATCTGCAGGTCGATGCTGGCCAACCCCCGCTCCACCGGCCAGGCCGACGCCGACAGGCGTGAGCGGGTACGCACGAGAGTGACCGAGTTCAACGCGGTGCTGGCCGGCGTCTGCGCGGAGCAGGCCACCTGCCGCTACGACGGCGGCGCCGTCTTCGGCTATCCGTTCGCGCTGTCCCAGCTCAGCCCCTGGGACTACTTCCATCCCAACGCCTCCGGCCAGCAGGTGCTCGCCGAGGTCACCTACAACGCCGTCTTCGCGGTGTAG
- a CDS encoding M48 family metallopeptidase, translating into MTTALRATLAFALLAGFYVLVGLILAAAVFFDVSLFIDFHANALKIAGLLTLAAGALVRALWMVSRRKDGEQPGVAVSREHEPELWRTVEELARRVQTSPPDEIRLVAEVNAAVSEDTRLLGLRATGRRMYIGLPLLQILTVDEMRAVLGHELGHYSGAHTRLGAPVYRGRVALVAAVQGLGGHPLVQRLFSSYAKLYLRVSQAVSRRQELEADAFAVSIAGREAMAGALREIHIAALAWERFMEHYMALAGSGGNRPAEVLAGFRAMLSDPAGQAELARAGEQPEETSPYDSHPSLRERLAAIALLPEPEHAPDPRQATALLVDPAVAAGAVEHTVWSPEALAGLRPVSWEDLVAQGMYDMRNAEALHDLSVAGQRVMGAPVPYLDAAFEALAQGRHAALEAELRQLGWNPSDTLLANVLGQALEATLIQHGQARWTLSWSAPARLLFTDGEEVTVTRYAAKVAADPSEVPGMRAWLAGLGVAPDYTPA; encoded by the coding sequence ATGACCACCGCACTCCGGGCCACACTGGCCTTCGCCCTCCTCGCCGGCTTCTACGTCCTGGTCGGGCTCATCCTCGCGGCCGCCGTGTTCTTCGACGTCTCGCTGTTCATCGACTTCCACGCCAACGCACTGAAGATCGCCGGCCTGCTGACCCTCGCGGCCGGCGCGCTCGTCCGCGCGCTGTGGATGGTCAGCCGCAGAAAGGACGGCGAGCAGCCGGGTGTGGCGGTCTCCCGGGAGCACGAGCCGGAGCTGTGGCGGACGGTCGAGGAACTGGCCCGGCGCGTGCAGACCTCGCCGCCCGACGAGATCCGCCTGGTCGCCGAGGTGAACGCCGCGGTCTCCGAGGACACCCGCCTGCTCGGCCTGCGCGCCACCGGGCGCCGCATGTACATCGGGTTGCCGCTGCTGCAGATCCTCACCGTCGACGAGATGCGTGCCGTACTCGGCCACGAGCTGGGCCACTACAGCGGGGCGCACACCCGGCTCGGCGCGCCCGTCTACCGCGGCAGGGTGGCGCTGGTCGCGGCCGTCCAGGGGCTGGGCGGCCATCCCCTGGTACAGCGGCTGTTCTCCTCCTACGCGAAGCTCTACCTGCGCGTCTCGCAGGCCGTCTCGCGCCGCCAGGAGCTGGAGGCCGACGCGTTCGCGGTCTCCATCGCGGGCAGGGAGGCGATGGCGGGCGCGCTGCGCGAGATCCACATCGCCGCGCTGGCATGGGAGCGGTTCATGGAGCACTACATGGCCCTGGCCGGATCGGGCGGCAACCGTCCCGCGGAGGTGCTGGCGGGATTCCGCGCGATGCTGAGCGACCCCGCCGGGCAGGCCGAGCTGGCCAGAGCCGGTGAGCAGCCCGAGGAGACCTCTCCCTACGACTCCCATCCCAGCCTGCGGGAGCGGCTCGCCGCGATCGCCCTGCTGCCCGAGCCGGAGCACGCGCCCGACCCCCGGCAGGCGACCGCGCTCCTGGTCGACCCGGCGGTCGCCGCGGGCGCCGTCGAGCACACCGTCTGGAGTCCCGAGGCGCTGGCCGGATTGCGGCCGGTGTCCTGGGAGGACCTCGTCGCGCAGGGAATGTACGACATGCGCAACGCCGAGGCGCTGCACGACCTGTCCGTCGCCGGGCAGCGTGTCATGGGCGCCCCTGTGCCCTATCTCGACGCGGCCTTCGAGGCACTCGCCCAGGGACGGCACGCCGCCCTGGAGGCCGAGCTGCGACAGCTCGGCTGGAACCCCTCCGACACGCTGCTCGCGAACGTGCTGGGACAGGCCCTGGAGGCGACGCTGATCCAGCACGGCCAGGCACGGTGGACGCTCTCCTGGTCGGCTCCCGCCCGGCTGCTGTTCACGGACGGCGAGGAGGTCACGGTCACCCGGTACGCGGCAAAGGTGGCCGCCGACCCCTCGGAGGTCCCCGGTATGCGCGCCTGGCTGGCGGGGCTGGGCGTCGCACCCGACTACACCCCCGCCTGA
- a CDS encoding uridine kinase encodes MDIRPISPALLVEELADRIASAAPDSWVRVALDGAPAARPERLADALVDPLRLRGREVLRVSAGDFLRPASLRLEYGRTDPDAFYTDWLDSGALDREVLGPLGPGRSGKVLPTLWDSTVDRATRAPYVTVPRGGVLLLDGALLLGRGLPFDLTVHLWLSPGALARRTGVEQQWTLPAYARYEREAGPVGTADVVVRADDPRHPAIVRRP; translated from the coding sequence ATGGACATACGGCCCATCTCCCCTGCGCTGCTGGTCGAAGAGCTCGCCGACCGGATCGCCTCGGCGGCTCCGGACTCCTGGGTCCGGGTGGCCCTCGACGGCGCACCGGCCGCGCGGCCGGAACGGCTCGCGGACGCGCTGGTGGACCCGCTCCGTCTCCGTGGTCGCGAGGTCCTCCGGGTTTCCGCCGGCGATTTCCTGCGCCCGGCGTCGCTGCGCCTCGAGTACGGCCGGACCGACCCGGATGCCTTTTACACCGACTGGCTCGACTCCGGAGCCCTGGACCGCGAGGTGCTCGGCCCGCTCGGACCGGGCCGATCCGGCAAGGTCCTGCCCACGTTGTGGGACAGCACCGTCGACAGGGCGACGCGCGCGCCGTACGTCACCGTGCCTCGGGGCGGGGTGCTTCTGCTGGACGGAGCACTGCTGCTGGGGCGGGGCCTCCCCTTCGATCTGACCGTGCACCTGTGGCTCTCGCCCGGCGCGCTGGCCCGGCGGACCGGCGTGGAACAGCAGTGGACGTTGCCCGCCTACGCGCGCTACGAGCGCGAGGCCGGGCCGGTCGGCACCGCCGACGTGGTCGTCCGAGCCGACGATCCGAGGCATCCGGCGATCGTCAGGCGGCCGTGA
- a CDS encoding isoamylase early set domain-containing protein: MIKRGKPTKNGQVKITFTVPAEQPMGGISLVGDFNDWDPYAHPMQRKDNGTYQVSLTVPSQQPIRFRYLADGGVWFDDADADHHDEHGGRLNPVAR, encoded by the coding sequence ATGATCAAACGCGGTAAACCCACTAAGAACGGGCAGGTCAAGATCACCTTCACGGTGCCGGCCGAGCAGCCTATGGGCGGGATCTCACTCGTCGGCGACTTCAACGACTGGGATCCCTACGCCCATCCGATGCAGCGCAAGGACAACGGCACCTACCAGGTGAGCCTGACCGTCCCGTCGCAGCAGCCCATCCGCTTCCGCTACCTGGCGGACGGCGGCGTGTGGTTCGACGACGCCGACGCCGACCACCACGACGAGCACGGCGGACGCCTGAACCCGGTGGCCCGGTAG